TTTATTTGCATTCAGTGAACAGGAAAACAATGTAATGCTGTATGATATCACCGAGGCCATAAAAAAGGCAAAGACTGATGATAAAATTAAAGGGATCAGCATCGAAACTGATGGCCTCCGGGCCGGAATGACTCAGCTTGATGCAGTTCGCTCCGCGCTCGAAGACTTCAAAAAAAGCGGAAAATTTGTTTACGCCTACGGAAATAATGTATCGCAGGCGGCGTACTATTTGGGATCTGTAGCAGACCAGTATTTTCTGAATCCTTCGGGAGGAATAGACCTGAAGGGTCTTACCACAGAAGTGCTTTACATGAAAAGTTTTGCAGATAAATTTGGTATCGGCATGGAGATTATACGTCACGGTAAGTACAAATCTGCTGTTGAGCCGTTTCTTAGAGATGATATGTCACCCGAAAACCGCGAACAGATTTCAACAATGCTCAACGATTTGTGGTCATATAATTCCACTAAAATTGCCGCTTCCAGAAAGATAGATCAGTCGCAATTCCAAACTGTGGTGGACAGTCTTTACGGCATTATTCCGGATTTAAGTTTAAAATATCGTCTTGCAGACCGCTTAATTCAGAAAACACAGTACGATGATCTTCTCAAAAATAAACTTCAGCTAAAGAACGACAGCAAACTCAATAAAATTTCTTTCAGCAAGTACATCAGTTCTTACCAGGAAGAAAACTTCAAAAAAGATGACCAGATTGCAGTATTGTACGCATCAGGAGCAATTTATAATGGTGAAGGCTTTGATGCTGTATATGCCGAGAATTTTGTGAAGGAAATTAAAAAGATCAGTGATAACGATAAGATTAAGGCAGTGGTATTCAGAATCAATTCACCAGGTGGCAGCGCGAATGCTTCAGATGAAATTCTTTTTGAACTTCAGCAGCTGAAAAAGAAAAAGCCTCTGGTAGTATCATTTGGTGACTACGCGGCATCCGGCGGATATTATATCGCAATGGCTGCAGACAAAATCTACTCTGAACCAAATACCTTAACCGGCTCTATCGGCGTATTCGGAATGATTCCATATTTTAAAGAAATTGCAAACAAAAACGGCCTAACTTCTCATGCAGTAAATACCAACGTCAATTCTAATATGTATTCCCCGATCAACGGCGTTACTCCTGGAGGAGTTTCTATACTAACCAAAAGTGTAGAGCAAACCTACAAACGCTTTGTGTATTTTGTAACTCAAAACAGAAAAAAATCTTTTGAACAAATTGATGAAGTAGGAGGCGGCAGAGTCTGGAGCGGAACGCGGGCAAAACAGCTGGGACTTGTAGATGAACTGGGATCACTTAACGATGCTGTAAATTTTGCGGCACAGAAAGCTCAACTAGGAACATTTAATGTTGCTGCTTATCCAAAGAAAGTTTCTAAATTCGAACAGCTTTTCAAAGATCTAGAGGAGGAACAGATTTCTACCAGAATCATGAAGAATAAGTTAGGTGAGGAGAACTACAAACTTTTTGAGCAGATTACAAATCCTAAATTACAGAGCGGTGTGATGATGCAGATGCCCTTTCACGTAAAGATTGATTAAGCTGAAAACATAAAAAAATCCCGGTTTGATGATCAAACCGGGATTTTATTTTTATCGTAAGCATTATGCTCTTCTAGTTGCCATTCCGTAAATCCAGAGAACGGCCAAAGCTCCTACTACTGCAAGTAACATACTCTTAATGTCAAAATCATTAACTGTCCCCCAGCCTAGCATACTGCCGATCCATCCACCAACGAACGCACCTACGATGCCTAAGATAATTGTCATTAACCAACCCATTCCCTGATTTCCAGGCATAATGAATTTTGCGATTGCACCTGCGATAAGACCAAAAATGATCCAAGTTAAAATACCCATAGTTTTAAAATTTTAATGTTAATATTTAGTATTTGGTTTTCTAAAGCTATAAAAAAATAATTAAAACTATGAAATAGTTGTCAATTACGTTTTCTGAAAAAAGAATCTACAAATTCCGTTCCATTAAATAACTGCAGGTCTGTCATTTTTTCTCCAACGCCAATATATTTGACAGGAATCTGAAACTGATCGGAAATTCCAATTACAACACCGCCTTTTGCTGTGCCATCTAATTTAGTGACTGCCAATGCATTAACTTCTGTTGCTGCGGTAAACTGTTTTGCCTGCTCGAAAGCGTTCTGTCCTGTAGAACCATCCAGCACCAAAAGAATCTCGTGTGGCGCATCCGGAATAACTTTCTGCATCACCCTTTTGATTTTGGTCAGCTCATTCATTAAATTCACTTTATTATGAAGTCGGCCTGCCGTATCGATAATCACCACATCAGCATTATTTGCCATCGCACTCTGTACTGTATCGAATGCCACAGAAGCCGGATCAGATCCCATTCCCTGCTTTACAATCGGTACACCCACCCGTTCACTCCAGATTACAAGCTGATCTACCGCAGCCGCGCGGAATGTATCTGCAGCGCCTAACACCACATTTTTTCCCTCAGATTTAAACTGATGGGCTAATTTACCGATGGTTGTGGTTTTTCCGACGCCGTTTACACCCACGACCATAATGACATAAGGTTTCTTGGATTCATCAACATTGCCTGTACCGGCGTGTGGATTTTCGAGCAACAATCCCGAAATCTCTTCTCTCAGGATATTATTCAATTCATCTGTGCCTACAAACTTGTCTCTGGCAACGCGTTCTTCAATCCGCTGAATTATCTTAATAGTGGTAGATGCACCTACGTCTGATGCGATAAGGACTTCTTCTAAATCATCCAGAACCTCATCATCAACTTTTGATTTTCCTACAACAGCTTTCGATATTTTTTCGAAAAATCCCTGATTGGATTTTTCAAGACCTTTATCTAAAGTTTCTTTTTCTTCCTTCTTAAAAATATTTTTATACCAACTCATTTTTTCAGTATCAATTTTTTTAATGATTTCTTGAATCATTTGTTTGCAAAGCAAATATAACAAAAAAACTACCCAATAATTTGGATAGTTTTATATCGTAAAGCTGGTAGTATTATTTTTTCAAATAACCTTCTACTTCGTCAGCGTTCATTACTTTTTCTTCGAAAATGTAAGCACCTGATTTAGGAGACTTCACCATTTTCACTACTTTGGTCATTTTTTTAGACCCTGCACCACCCTGTAGGGATGCTACTACTTTCTTTGCCATTTTTTATTCTTTTAAAAAATTACTTGATTTCCTTGTGAAGGGTATATTTCTTAAGAACCGGATTGAATTTTTTCAACTCCAATCTTTCTGTAGTGTTCTTTTTGTTTTTGGTCGTAATGTATCTTGACATTCCTGCTACACCGGTTTCTTTGTGCTCTGTGCACTCAAGAATCACCTGAACTCTGTTACCTTTTTTAGCCATTACTTATCTTTTTTTATAAATCCGTTTCTTGCTGCTCTTTCAATTGCTTCTTCGATACCAATCTTGTTGATAACTCTCAATCCGTGTGCAGAAACTTTTAAAGTTACAGACTTTTCTTGCTCCGGAAGGTAAAATTTCTTCTCCAATAAGTTAATTTCAAAACGACGCTTCGTTTTGTTATTAGCGTGAGAAACATTGTTTCCAACCATGGCACGCTTTCCTGTTATTTGGCAAATTCTTGACATATCTCGATGTTCTTTTTTACTACTAAATATTTGAGAGTGCAAAATAACAAAGAATTTTCCACTTAGACAAATATTTATGAATTAATATTTTATATTTTTTTTGAATCTTTTCTAAAGGATTATCCGTTCACACTTCAAAACCACTTTCAACACTTCCGTCAGATAATATTAACCTCTCTCTCCAGCTCAATGCCGAATTTATCAAGGACAGATTCAATAATCAGCGTCGAAAAATCATAGATTTCTTTTCCCGATGCAGCGCCTGTTTTGTTTACAATAACCAATGCCTGAAGGTCGTGCGATGCTACATTTACGATTTGTTTTCCTTTCCAGCCGCACTGTTCTATGAGCCAGCCGGCAGGAATTTTCACCGCATCGCCGTTCGGATAATTGGGCATCTGAGGATATTCTTTCTGAACCTTTAAAAACTGCTCCAGCGGAATTGTAGGATTTTTAAAAAAACTTCCTGCATTTCCAATGATTTTCGGATCCGGAAGTTTACTTTGTCGGATATTGATCACCGCACGGGAAATATCCTGAATCGAAGGATTTTCAACACCCAGTTTTTCGAGTTCAGTTTTAATGGCTCCGTATTCTGTTTTTATCTGGTGATTTTTTCTGGAAAGTTTAAATGTAACTTCAAGGATTACATATTTTCCCTTTCCTTCACGTTTGAAAACCGATTCGCGGTAACCGAACCTGCATGTTACATTATCAAATTCTTCAATCTGTAAATTTTCCAGATTCAAAACTTTACAGTTTACAAAAGTATCTTTAATCTCCGTTCCGTAAGCACCGATATTCTGCATGGGTGAAGTTCCCACATTCCCGGGTATCAGCGATAAATTCTCTAAACCTCCATAATTTTTATCTAAACAGAACTGTACAAACTCATGCCAGTTCTCGCCGGCTTTTGCGGTAACCAGAACTTCATTTTCATTTAAAGACGCTTCAGAAATTCCTTTCAAATCTAGTTTTATAACCAATCCGCCAAAATCTTTGGTGAAAAGAACATTACTGCCGCCGCCTAAAAACAGAATCTCAAAATGGTTAATTTTAGCGAATTCAATGGCGTATTTCAAATCACTGATGTCTTTTACTTCCGCAAAATATTTTGCAGAAACATCAACGCCGAAAGTATTGAGCTTTTTTAAAGAATAATTTTCCTGAATTTTCATTGCGGTCTAAGCGTTAACTGTTGATTTAGGCTAAAGCCCAAAGGTTTTAGAAACGGACCAGAGCCCATTCCCAATTTTCTACAAATTGAATTCGAGTTTATATTTCTGCAATGCATCGTTCAGCAATTCTACGCTTCTTCGAAGATCATCTTCCTTGAGAACGTAGGCAATTCGAACCTGTTTTTTTCCCAGTTCCGGATTGCTGTAAAATCCGCTCATCGGAGCTACCATCACCGTTTCGCTGTTGTGTGAATAATGCTCAAGAAGCCACTGTGCAAAAACATCGGTATCATCCACCGGAAGTTCTGCTACGCAGTAAAATGCACCTTTTGGTTTTGGACAGATTACGCCCGGAATTCCGTTCAGTAAGTCTACCAGCAAATTTCTTCTGTGGGTGTATTCCTCACGGACTTTTCGGATATAAGCTTCATCATTATGGTGTGCTGCAGTAGCAGCAATCTGACCCAATAACACCGGACTCAATCTCGCCTGAGCAAAAAGCATCGCCGCATCATGAATTTTTTTTGATCGGGTAATCATGCAGCCAATTCTGGCTCCGCACATACTGTATCTTTTAGATTCAGAATCAATTATAATACAGTTTTCGGCAATCTCCGGAAAATCGAACATTGAAACCTGGTGTTTTCCGTCGTAAACATATTCGCGGTACACTTCGTCTGAAATAATCACAATGTCATGTTTCAGCGCAATTTCAGCAAGTTTCTGAAGTTCTTCTCTTGTATAAAGATATCCCGACGGATTTCCCGGATTACAGATGAGAATCGCCCGTGTTTTATCGGTGATTTTTTTCTCAAAATCTTCAACGGGTGGCAAGGCAAAACCTGTATCAATTGTTGAAGGAATAGCTACTACTTTTACATTGATCGCATTGGTAAAACCATTATAATTAGCATAATACGGCTCAGGAATAATTATTTCATCACCATCATCACACAGCGTGGAAATCGCAAAATTCAGTGCTTCAGAACCCCCATTGGTCACGATAAAATTATCCGTCGTTAAATCTGTAAAACCTAAAGAATGGTAGTAATTGTTCAGCGCGGTCCGGTATTCCAGATTTCCTTCCGACAAAGCATACTCCAGCACCTTCAGGTCGATATTTTTAACCGCATCCAATGCAGTTTGCGGAGTTTCGATATCGGGCTGGCCAATATTCAGGTGATATACTTTAATCCCTTTCTGTTTAGCTTGCAACGCATATGGAACAAGTTTTCTTACGGGAGAGGCAGGCATATTTTCTGCTCGGTGAGAAATTTTCGGCATTATTTAGAATTTTTACAAAAATAAGGATTTTTTTTGGGAGCAATGAATAATAGTTACCTTCCGTAAGTTCTGTCCGGCTCTCCGCTGCAATCTTTTTGCTTTACAAAAAGGATTTCCGCTTCGATCCGGGCTAAAACTCCTGTCGTTCACTTTTCGAAAAACCTTAAGAACAAAAAAAACCGCAGAAAAATTATTCTGCGGTTTCCGTCGGATAATAGTTTACTTATTTAATGAATCCTTTGTTCTTCAACAACGGTTTGATATCTGGAGTTCTTCCTGTAAAATCTTTATAGGCTTGGTTTAAATCCACGGAATTACCAACCGAAAGAATATGTTTTCTGAAACGGTCGCCGTTTGCTCTGGTCATGCCGCCATTTGTAGAAATCCAGTCCCACGCATCAGCATTCAGCAAATCGCTCCACATATAAGCATAATATCCTGCAGAATAACCGCCGCCCCAAATGTGCGCAAAATAAGGCGTGTGATATCTTGGGGGAACCTCTTTCAGATTAAAACCGTATTTCGCCAGCACACTTTTTTCAAATTCCAAAGCAGGCTTAAACTGCGACTCATCGGTCACTGAATGCCAGTTCATATCCAATGTCGCTGCAGAAACAAGTTCCGTAGTGGAATATCCCTGATTGAAGGATCCTGCTTTTTTAATTTTATCGACTAACGCCTGTGGCATCGGCTGTTTGGTCTGGTAATGCAGTGCGTAATTTTTCAGTACTGATGGCTCCAGAGCGAAAAACTCATTGATCTGAGAAGGAAATTCAACAAAATCTCTCGGCGTATTGGTTCCGGAAATCGAAACATATTTCTGGTTCGCAAAAAGACCATGCAAAGTATGTCCAAATTCATGGAACATGGTAGAAACATCATCATAAGAAATCAGTGATGGTTTACCGTCAGCCGGTTTCTGATAGTTGAAAACATTTACAATCACAGGTTTCTGCCCCAGTAAATGCGACTGCTCCACGAAGTTGCTCATCCATGCACCGCCGTTTTTGTTACTTCTGGTATAGAAATCTAAATAATAAAGTGCCATTGATTTTCCGTCGTTATCAAAAACCTCGTACGCCACAACATCGGGGTGATAAACAGGCAGGTCTTTTCTTTCTTTAAAAGTAATCCCATAGAATTTTTCCGCGGCATAGAAAACTCCTTTCTCCAAAACAGTGGTTACTTCGAAATAAGGCTTGATTTCGTTTTCATCCAAGTCGTATTTTGCTTTTCTCACCTGCTCCGAGTAGAAATTCCAATCCCATGGCTCTACCGTAAATCCACCTTTCTGTTTATCGATTAAAGCCTGAATTTCATTACTTTCACTTTTTGCTGTTTCTACTGCCGGTTTTGCAAGCTGAGCTAAAAGATTCATTGCATTTTCAGGAGTTTTTGCCATTTGGTCCTGCAGTTTCCATTCGGCAAAAGATTTTTTCCCGGAAAGATGCGCTTTTTCCATTCTCAATTTTGCCTGCCTTTCCAAAATGCTTCTGGTGTCATCCGCATTACCTTTTTCAGCTCTGTACCAAGATGCTTTGAAGAGTTTTTCCCTTGTCGCTCTGTTTTTCAAATTCTGCAAAAGAGGCTGTTGCGTTGTATTGAGAAGCGTTAATAGATATTTACCTTCGTGACCTGCGGATTTTGCATCTGCGGCTGCGGCTGCAATTTCGTCAGCTGAAAGTCCATCAAGTTCTTTTACATCCGTAATTACCACAGCGCCGTTCTTTCTTGCATCCAAAAGTTTACTGGTGAACTGGGTTGAAAGTGTTGCCAGCTCTTCGTTGATTTTTTTAACCTTTTCCTTGTTTTCCGCAGAAAGGTTCGCGCCCGCGATTTCAAAATTAGTTCGGTACAATTCCAGAACTCTTTTTTCTTCAGCACCTAAATTCTCACTGCTGATCGCTTTTATTCTTGAATAAAGCTTTTCATTAAGATAAATTTTATCACTCAACCCAGAAAATACAGGTGCATAGTCTTCTTCGAGTTTCTGAAGCGCCGGATTGGTGTTGGAACCGGTTAGGTTATAAAATACAATTTGTGCTCTTTTGAGGATTTCGCCGCTGTTCTCCAGCGCAAGAATGGTATTTCTGAAAGTTGGATCGGCTGGACTATTGGCGATATTATCAATTTCGGCAAGCTGCACCTTCATTCCGTAATCAAATGCCGGTTTAAAATGCTCATCTTTAATCTTATCAAATTCCGGTGCCTGATATTGCAGCCCACTTTTGTTCATAAAAGGGTTTGTGGATAAACTCGCATCCGGAGCAGGAATTTCTGTGGTTGTAGACTCGGTTGTTTTCATTGTAGAACATGCAGTATTAATTGCCAGAGAGGAAATTAATAACACAGATGTAATATTTTTCATTTTTGAACTGTTAATTGAAGTAAAGATATTAATTTTAAGCAAACTAAAAACCAAACCATATGAAAACACTTATTACCACGGTCGCAGTTTCAGCGTTTCTCTTTTCGTGTTCAATGAAATCCGACAGTCTTTTTCCCTTAAACCTATCGGTAAAAGAAGGAAAAGGAATCATAAAAACAAATCAGTTTGAGATGAATATCGACGAAATTAAAGTAGCGCAGTCGATTTCCGCCGAAGTGGTAAAATCTGATACCGAAAAAGTGGTAATAACCGCTCCTTCAGATATTATAGACGAAATTTTAGTGGATAATGTTGACGGAAAACTATTCATTCACTTCAAACCCAACAGGAATATTTCTGCAAGAAATGTAGCGGCCAAAATTTTCGTGAGAGATTTCACGCATCTGGAAGCTACTTCTTCGGCTAAAATCCTCGTAAAAGATAAATTTACTCAGGATAAAACAGATGTGGAAGTTTCGAGTTCTGGCCGTATTACCGGAAATCTGGAAGCTAATGATTTCTCAGTTGATGTTTCCAGTTCCGGGCATTTCTCGGGTGAGATCTGGGCTGTAAATCTCGATGCTGAGGCAACGTCTTCGGGAGACATTAATCTTTCCGGTAAGGCGAAAAATGCCGCGTTGAAAGCTTCTTCAGCCGGCACCGTAGATGCCGAAAAGCTTACTGCTGAGATTTCCGACATACAGGCTTCAAGTGCCGGGAATGTAACTGTGGCGACCACCAACCAGCTGAATGCATCGGCAAGTTCAGGTGGAAATATCGCGGTATACAGAAAAGGAGATTTGAATATTCTGAGTCAAAATGAAAGCAGCGGCGGGAGCGTTTCCATTAAATAAAATCAAATTAAAAAATCAGCCTTTAAAGGGCTGATTTTTTAATAGTTTAGCGAAGAATTTTCGTTTACCATCCACCGGATGCGCCGCCGCCGCCGAAGCTTCCGCCACCACCGAATCCGCCAAATCCACCTCCGGAACCGCCACCGCCAAAACCTCCACCTCCGAAACTTCCGGGGAAAGGGAAAAATCCGCCGGGATACGTTCTGCGTCCGCGCCGCGAGAGAATCACATCGTCATCATCATCATTATTTCCGCCGCCGCCTTTGTTCTTGAAGAGTATACTGAGAATCATCAGGACAAAAAATGCAATAAAAATCACCTTTACAATACTGATTCCTCCTTCACGGGAAGTTTCTTTAACAATAGGTTTGAATTTACCCTGCACCACTTCCATCAAAGCAGTTGTTCCGCGGTTGATGCCTTCGTACCAAAGTCCCTGCTTAAAATTGGGGGTTACAATATAATCCAGAATCTGTCCCGCCACCGAAGCGGTAAGATAGCGCTCCACGCCACGGCCCTGCTGAATGGCAAATTTCCGGTCTTCTGTCGCGATGAGAAATACAATACCATTATCCTGTTCTTTCTCGCCAATTCCCCACTTTTCACCGTACATAGTTGCAAGATAATTGATGTCCTCCCCTTTTGTAGTGGGAATGATAATTACCGCAATTTCCGTAGAAGTGGAGTCGTAAAACTTAATGAGTTTCTGGTTAAGCTGCTCCCGTTCAGTTGAATTTAACAACCCTACCTCATCGGTAACAGGAAAGATTTTTACAGGTTTTGCAGGAACCAGTTGGGCAAAAACAAGAATGTTCAGTCCAAAAAAGAGTAAAACAATGAGTTTTTTAAGAGAACGTAATCTCATTCGACAGTTCGTTATGATTTTCTCCCGAGATTGGGAAATGTTTTTTAAGTTCGAAACCGGTTTCAAGAATGGCATTTTTCAATCCGTCGTGAAAATTTCCTTTTGCAAATTCGGATGTGATCTGATCATGAAGCCTGTCCCAGAAATTCTGGTGAACTTTTTCGTGAATACCTGCGTCGCCGATGATCGTAAGGTAATGTTGCTCGAAATTCACGTGAAAAAGCACTGCATTTCTTTCCGCAGTTTTATCCTTACAAAGCCTTTTGAAGACTTCAAAGGCAATCTCCGCATTATTACCCTCCGAATTGGAATCAATATGTACGCGGATTTCGCCGGTAGAATGATCTTCTGCTGACTGAATGGCTTCCACAAGGGAAGCCATTTGTACATCTGTAAGAAAGTTGCTCATTAATTGGTAAACACTTCCGGCGCATTCTCAGCGCCTGCCGCTGCTTTGAAATATGGTTTCTCTTTAAAGTTTGTAAAGTTTGCCAGAATGTTATTCGGGAATGTTTTGATTGAAGTATTATAATCCTGCGCCGCTTCATTATAATAAACGGTTTCGCTTCTTATGCTGTTTTCAATCGCGGTATATTCTCGCTGGAAATTCATGTACTGCTGATCCGCTTTTAAATTAGGATACTGTTCTACTACAGCCATCAATCTGCTCAAAGCTCCGCTTAATTCACCCTGTGCTGCCTGGAATTTCGCCATATCAGCTTCGGTCATGTTTGTTGGATCAACAGTGATTGACGTCGCTTTTGAGCGGGCTTCAATTACTTTAGTTAAAGTTTCCTGCTCGAATTGCGAATAGGATTTTACAGTTCTCTCAAGATTTGGGATTAGGTTCGCACGCTTCTGGTACACCGTTTCCACGTTAGACCATTTGGTATTCACGGTCTGTTCTTTGGTCGTGAAACTGTTATAACCGTTTTTGCCCCAGAAAAATAAAATTGCGGCAATAACGAGAAGAGCAATACCGATGGTTCCGGCGCTCATACAACCTCTGTTTCTCATAGTTTAATATTTTAATGTTTAATGTTTGGTACCCAAATATACAAATTATGTGCTAAATTTGTGAAAATTTAAGAAAAATGATCACAATTGTAGTGGCGATGGGTTTAAAGAATGAGATTGGTGCTGATAACCAACTGTTGTGGCATTTGCCGAAGGATTTAAAACATTTCAAAGAAATAACTTCGGGCCACCCAATTATTATGGGAAGGAAAACCTACGAAAGCATAGGCAAACCCTTACCTAACCGCACCAATATTGTTGTGTCGCGAAAACAAGACTGGTTCGAAGAAGGAATTCTAATTGTCGGCAGTATAAAAGAAGCTTTAAAATTCGCTAAAAAGATGGATGAAAACATCTTTGTCATCGGAGGCGGAAATATTTACGAGCAAACCATTGATCTGGCCGACAGACTTGAAGTAACGCAGGTAAAAGCAGAACTTAAGGCCGATGTTTTCTTTCCGAAAATCAATCCGAAAATCTGGCAGAAAACATCAGAAACATGCCATGAAAAAGATGAGAAAAACAAATACGATTTCTGTTTCCAGACCTTCGAAAAAAAGTCTGAAATCTAACATCTGAAATTTAACCTCAAATTTCTATCTTTGCAGTCATAAAATTTAACAATGAACAAATACATAAAATTCGTTATCGCAGGCCTGATGATTGCCGCAGGAATTTATCTGATGATGAACAGGAATATCGGCTGGGGAATCGTGGTGGTCATCCTTTCAGCAATTCCTATTCTTTTATTCTTTAAAAATGAGTTTATCCTTGCTGCCTTCTGGTACTTAAGAAAACAGAACATGGACAAAGCCAGCAAATGGCTTTCAAAAATCACTAATTTTGAATCTCAGCTTCACCGCTCGCAATACGGTTATTTCCATTATTTACAGGGACTAACTTTAGCGCAGGAAAATCCTCAAAAAGTAGAACCCTTAATGAAAAAAGCGCTTGAATATGGCCTGAATATGAAACACGACCGTGCTATGGCAACACTCAATATCGCGGCGGGAGCAATACAGAAAGGAAGAAGACAGGAAGCAACTAAACTTCTTGAAGAAGCTAAAAGATTAGATTCTGCAGGAATGATGACCGATCAGATCAAGATGCTGAAAGACCAGCTGAAAATGCCAACGATGCAGAAACACATGCATAACCCAAACATGAGACAGCGCGGAAAATTCCATTAAGCCGTCATCTCTAAAAAAATCAAATCCTGAAGTCTTTCAGGATTTTTTTTGCGGTAAAAGTGATAATTTTTTTATCATGAATTAAACAAGAAACATCCAGCTTCCAACAGCAGACAATTTACATTCTACATCTCCGAGTTCTGCTCAACCCCATAAAATTTGGGCATCTGCCAGTGGTATTTCACGGCCAGTGTTCGTATGGCAACAATGAGCAAAATAGTTGAAATCTGCACAAAAGTATAGGAAAGCCGGGTATAGTTGATGAAAAGAAGAAAGACGCTGCCTCCTAC
The window above is part of the Kaistella faecalis genome. Proteins encoded here:
- a CDS encoding DUF2892 domain-containing protein, with the translated sequence MNKYIKFVIAGLMIAAGIYLMMNRNIGWGIVVVILSAIPILLFFKNEFILAAFWYLRKQNMDKASKWLSKITNFESQLHRSQYGYFHYLQGLTLAQENPQKVEPLMKKALEYGLNMKHDRAMATLNIAAGAIQKGRRQEATKLLEEAKRLDSAGMMTDQIKMLKDQLKMPTMQKHMHNPNMRQRGKFH
- a CDS encoding head GIN domain-containing protein — translated: MKTLITTVAVSAFLFSCSMKSDSLFPLNLSVKEGKGIIKTNQFEMNIDEIKVAQSISAEVVKSDTEKVVITAPSDIIDEILVDNVDGKLFIHFKPNRNISARNVAAKIFVRDFTHLEATSSAKILVKDKFTQDKTDVEVSSSGRITGNLEANDFSVDVSSSGHFSGEIWAVNLDAEATSSGDINLSGKAKNAALKASSAGTVDAEKLTAEISDIQASSAGNVTVATTNQLNASASSGGNIAVYRKGDLNILSQNESSGGSVSIK
- a CDS encoding LemA family protein, which codes for MRNRGCMSAGTIGIALLVIAAILFFWGKNGYNSFTTKEQTVNTKWSNVETVYQKRANLIPNLERTVKSYSQFEQETLTKVIEARSKATSITVDPTNMTEADMAKFQAAQGELSGALSRLMAVVEQYPNLKADQQYMNFQREYTAIENSIRSETVYYNEAAQDYNTSIKTFPNNILANFTNFKEKPYFKAAAGAENAPEVFTN
- a CDS encoding TPM domain-containing protein; protein product: MRLRSLKKLIVLLFFGLNILVFAQLVPAKPVKIFPVTDEVGLLNSTEREQLNQKLIKFYDSTSTEIAVIIIPTTKGEDINYLATMYGEKWGIGEKEQDNGIVFLIATEDRKFAIQQGRGVERYLTASVAGQILDYIVTPNFKQGLWYEGINRGTTALMEVVQGKFKPIVKETSREGGISIVKVIFIAFFVLMILSILFKNKGGGGNNDDDDDVILSRRGRRTYPGGFFPFPGSFGGGGFGGGGSGGGFGGFGGGGSFGGGGASGGW
- a CDS encoding dihydrofolate reductase, with translation MITIVVAMGLKNEIGADNQLLWHLPKDLKHFKEITSGHPIIMGRKTYESIGKPLPNRTNIVVSRKQDWFEEGILIVGSIKEALKFAKKMDENIFVIGGGNIYEQTIDLADRLEVTQVKAELKADVFFPKINPKIWQKTSETCHEKDEKNKYDFCFQTFEKKSEI
- a CDS encoding TPM domain-containing protein, which encodes MSNFLTDVQMASLVEAIQSAEDHSTGEIRVHIDSNSEGNNAEIAFEVFKRLCKDKTAERNAVLFHVNFEQHYLTIIGDAGIHEKVHQNFWDRLHDQITSEFAKGNFHDGLKNAILETGFELKKHFPISGENHNELSNEITFS